The following proteins are encoded in a genomic region of Liolophura sinensis isolate JHLJ2023 chromosome 7, CUHK_Ljap_v2, whole genome shotgun sequence:
- the LOC135471812 gene encoding calreticulin-like, translating into MRHLVLACFVALAAADPKIYFQEPFDDGWESRWVESTYKGSEQGKFKYTAGKFYGDPEKDKGIQTSQDARFYGISSKFDSFSNKDKTLVLQFTVKHEQNIDCGGGYAKLFNSELDQKNMHGDTPYLIMFGPDICGPGTKKVHVIFNYKGKNLLTKKEIRCKDDVFTHLYTLIVRPDNTYEVKIDNEKVESGELEADWDFLPPKKIKDPEAKKPDDWDEREKIDDPDDTKPEDWDKPEHIPDPDAKKPDDWDDEMDGEWEPPMIDNPDYKGEWKPKQIDNPDYKGKWVHPEIDNPEYEADANLYKYDDIAAIGFDLWQVKSGTIFDNILITDDEGKAEEIGKETWGKTKDAEKKMKDEQDEIERKQREEEEKKRKEEEDAKKEDADEEDEDDVDDEDKEDDKEEDADSDTDSLRDEL; encoded by the exons ATGCGTCACCTAGTCTTAGCCTGTTTTGTGGCTCTTGCAGCTGCTgatccaaaaatatatttccagGAACCCTTCGATG aTGGTTGGGAGAGCAGATGGGTGGAATCCACTTATAAAGGAAGTGAACAGGGAAAATTCAAATACACGGCTGGCAAATTCTACGGAGATCCCGAAAAGGACAAGG gCATACAGACTTCTCAAGATGCCAGGTTTTACGGGATTTCATCCAAATTTGATTCCTTTAGCAACAAAGATAAAACATTAGTGCTCCAGTTTACAGTCAAACATGAACAGAATATTGACTGCGGCGGTGGATATGCTAAACTATTCAACAGTGAATTGGACCAGAAAAATATGCATGGAGACACTCCATATTTAATTATGTTCG GGCCAGACATCTGTGGACCAGGAACCAAAAAAGTTCATGTCATTTTCAATTACAAAGGGAAAAATCTTTTGACCAAAAAGGAGATCAGATGTAAA GACGACGTTTTCACTCACTTGTACACACTGATTGTGCGGCCAGACAACACATACGAAGTTAAAATTGATAATGAAAAAGTAGAGAGTGGAGAGTTAGAAGCTGACTGGGATTTCTTGCCACCAAAGAAAATTAAG GATCCTGAAGCAAAGAAGCCTGATGACTGGGATGAGCGTGAGAAGATCGATGATCCTGATGACACCAAACCCGAGGACTGGGACAAGCCCGAGCACATCCCTGACCCTGATGCCAAGAAGCCTGATGACTGGGATGATGAGATGGATGGAGAATGGGAGCCCCCAATGATTGACAACCCAGACTACAAG GGAGAATGGAAACCAAAACAGATTGACAACCCAGACTACAAAGGCAAATGGGTTCACCCAGAAATTGATAACCCGGAGTATGAAGCCGATGCCAATCTTTACAAATATGATGACATTGCTGCTATCGGATTTGATCTCTGGCAG GTGAAATCGGGAACAATTTTTGATAACATCCTGATCACAGACGATGAAGGCAAAGCTGAAGAAATTGGCAAGGAAACCTGGGGAAAAACAAAG GATGCTGAGAAGAAAATGAAAGATGAACAGGATGAAATAGAAAGGAAGCAGAGAGAGGAGGAAGAAAAGAAACGTAAAGAGGAAGAAG ATGCTAAGAAGGAGGATGCCGATGAAGAGGATGAGGATGATGTTGACGATGAAGATAAGGAGGACGACAAAGAGGAGGATGCTGACTCAGATACAGAT AGTTTACGCGATGAGTTGTAG